Proteins encoded within one genomic window of bacterium:
- a CDS encoding class I SAM-dependent methyltransferase, whose translation MTEFKDHFSDQSRLYAKYRPDYPPDLFAWLAKIAPGRGLAWDASSGNGQAAVALAEHFERVIANDASAAQIAHARPHERVEYVVRRSEDVELPEGSVDLVTCAQALHWLDLDAFYKGVTRALARGGVLAVWSYGTFETRDEATERVRRFYDETVGSYWPPERAMVEARYRTIPFPFEEIDVPAFEIRRRWTLDDMAGYLRSWSATQNFIRERGFDPVDDLVRELEPLWGGAGASREMVWPLAVRAGRRTAVDAPTR comes from the coding sequence GTGACCGAATTCAAGGACCATTTTTCGGATCAGTCGCGGCTGTACGCAAAGTATCGCCCGGACTATCCGCCGGACTTGTTCGCATGGCTGGCGAAGATCGCGCCGGGGCGCGGGCTGGCGTGGGATGCGTCGAGCGGCAACGGGCAGGCGGCCGTCGCGCTGGCGGAACATTTCGAACGCGTGATCGCCAACGACGCGAGCGCCGCGCAGATCGCGCACGCGCGCCCGCACGAGCGCGTGGAGTACGTCGTGCGCCGATCGGAGGATGTCGAATTGCCGGAGGGGAGCGTCGATCTGGTGACGTGCGCGCAGGCGCTGCACTGGCTCGATCTCGACGCGTTCTATAAAGGCGTGACGCGCGCGCTCGCGCGCGGCGGCGTGCTCGCGGTGTGGTCTTACGGCACGTTCGAAACGCGCGACGAGGCCACGGAGCGCGTTCGGCGGTTCTACGACGAAACGGTGGGGTCGTACTGGCCGCCGGAGCGCGCGATGGTCGAGGCGCGATATCGCACGATTCCGTTCCCGTTCGAGGAGATCGACGTACCCGCGTTTGAGATCCGGCGGCGTTGGACGCTCGATGACATGGCGGGCTACCTGCGTTCGTGGTCGGCAACGCAAAACTTCATCCGCGAGCGCGGGTTCGATCCGGTGGATGACCTCGTGCGCGAGCTTGAACCACTCTGGGGCGGTGCGGGCGCGTCGCGTGAGATGGTTTGGCCGCTTGCGGTGCGCGCCGGGCGTCGCACCGCGGTAGACGCTCCCACGCGGTAG
- a CDS encoding Gfo/Idh/MocA family oxidoreductase, giving the protein MKTVRAGIIGSGMISSVHSRSLAQLTDVAITAQLSRDPLRQKQFCEQHKIPVACRTLDELVRREDVDVVVIGTPNARHVEQALAAIEAGKHVICEKPLAMTIAEADRIIEAATKAGVVVGYAEELCYLPKFVQAKQVADAGAIGDVFFVKQSEKHAGPYSPWFFSVEEAGGGILMDMGCHAIEYCRWTLGKPAVKSVYAECDLYVHKDVMKMDDHVIMTIEFAGGKKALIESSWTLQGGMESRAEIHGTQGVIYANLLHEGTGLRVYSARGHGDPGDDAFLSPGWSPLMWEDLWQNGYPQEMADFVRCIREGGTPTESAKDGRVVLEIMTAGYLSAATGQKIPFPFKDPGGYNAPVELWLRARE; this is encoded by the coding sequence ATGAAGACCGTCCGCGCCGGCATCATCGGATCCGGCATGATTTCTTCCGTGCATAGCCGCTCGCTCGCGCAGCTTACGGACGTCGCTATCACCGCGCAGCTTTCGCGCGACCCGTTGCGCCAGAAGCAGTTTTGCGAACAGCACAAAATCCCGGTGGCGTGCCGTACGCTCGATGAGCTTGTGCGTCGCGAGGATGTCGATGTCGTCGTCATCGGCACGCCGAACGCCCGGCACGTCGAGCAGGCGCTCGCGGCGATCGAAGCCGGCAAGCACGTGATCTGCGAGAAGCCGCTGGCGATGACGATCGCCGAGGCCGACCGCATCATCGAGGCGGCGACGAAGGCCGGTGTCGTTGTCGGGTATGCCGAGGAGCTTTGTTACCTGCCGAAATTCGTGCAGGCAAAACAGGTGGCCGACGCGGGCGCGATCGGCGACGTCTTTTTCGTGAAGCAATCGGAAAAACACGCCGGCCCGTATTCGCCTTGGTTCTTCTCGGTGGAGGAGGCGGGCGGCGGCATCCTGATGGATATGGGCTGTCACGCGATCGAATACTGTCGGTGGACGCTCGGCAAACCCGCGGTGAAAAGCGTGTACGCGGAGTGCGACCTGTACGTGCACAAGGACGTCATGAAGATGGACGATCACGTCATCATGACGATCGAATTTGCGGGCGGAAAGAAGGCGCTCATCGAATCGTCGTGGACGCTGCAAGGCGGCATGGAATCGCGCGCGGAAATCCACGGTACGCAGGGCGTGATCTACGCAAACCTGCTGCACGAGGGCACCGGCCTTCGTGTGTATTCGGCCCGGGGCCACGGCGATCCGGGCGACGATGCGTTTCTTTCGCCGGGGTGGTCGCCGCTGATGTGGGAAGACCTCTGGCAAAACGGATATCCGCAGGAGATGGCGGATTTCGTGCGTTGCATCCGCGAGGGCGGTACGCCGACGGAGTCGGCTAAGGACGGCCGGGTGGTGCTCGAGATCATGACCGCGGGCTACCTGTCCGCGGCGACCGGTCAAAAAATCCCATTTCCTTTCAAGGATCCGGGCGGCTACAACGCGCCTGTCGAGTTGTGGCTACGCGCGCGCGAGTAG